The Osmerus eperlanus chromosome 12, fOsmEpe2.1, whole genome shotgun sequence genome has a segment encoding these proteins:
- the LOC134031447 gene encoding putative nuclease HARBI1 isoform X1, translating into MKAQNCVFLSALTMACPFVRDVVDEEALVLRRAFRRERVFRDRLDPLAFPDDHLYERYRFSADGIRYLCRLLGPRIKHRTARSHALSVEQMVCVALRFFASGAFLYSVGDAEQLNKATICRTIRSVCLAIKALADVFISFPGHRRLCDIKEEFYRIAGFPNVIGAVDCTHIRIKAPSGAHEADFVNRKSFHSINVQVNITF; encoded by the exons atgaaggcccaaaattgtgtgttcctttctgctctgacaatggcatgcccatttgtgcgagatgtggtggatgaagaagcacttgtgctgaggagagccttcaggcgagaaagggtcttcagggaccggttggacccactggccttccctgatgaccatctatatgaaagatacaggttttctgcagatggcatcaggtatctatgcagactactgggtcccaggattaagcaccgcactgcacggagccatgcactgagtgtggagcaaatggtttgtgtggccttgcgcttttttgctagtggagccttcctgtactcagtgggggatgcagaacagctgaacaaggccacaatttgccgcacaataaggagtgtgtgtctggctatcaaagcattagcagatgtcttcatctccttccctggccacagaagactctgtgacatcaaagaggagttctataggattgcag gtttccccaatgtcattggtgcagtggactgcacacacataaggataaaagccccctcaggtgcccatgaggccgattttgtgaataggaaatcctttcacagcattaatgttcaggtgaacataactttttga
- the LOC134031447 gene encoding putative nuclease HARBI1 isoform X2: protein MKAQNCVFLSALTMACPFVRDVVDEEALVLRRAFRRERVFRDRLDPLAFPDDHLYERYRFSADGIRYLCRLLGPRIKHRTARSHALSVEQMVCVALRFFASGAFLYSVGDAEQLNKATICRTIRSVCLAIKALADVFISFPGHRRLCDIKEEFYRIAVDCTHIRIKAPSGAHEADFVNRKSFHSINVQVNITF, encoded by the exons atgaaggcccaaaattgtgtgttcctttctgctctgacaatggcatgcccatttgtgcgagatgtggtggatgaagaagcacttgtgctgaggagagccttcaggcgagaaagggtcttcagggaccggttggacccactggccttccctgatgaccatctatatgaaagatacaggttttctgcagatggcatcaggtatctatgcagactactgggtcccaggattaagcaccgcactgcacggagccatgcactgagtgtggagcaaatggtttgtgtggccttgcgcttttttgctagtggagccttcctgtactcagtgggggatgcagaacagctgaacaaggccacaatttgccgcacaataaggagtgtgtgtctggctatcaaagcattagcagatgtcttcatctccttccctggccacagaagactctgtgacatcaaagaggagttctataggattgcag tggactgcacacacataaggataaaagccccctcaggtgcccatgaggccgattttgtgaataggaaatcctttcacagcattaatgttcaggtgaacataactttttga